The following proteins come from a genomic window of Penaeus monodon isolate SGIC_2016 chromosome 22, NSTDA_Pmon_1, whole genome shotgun sequence:
- the LOC119587283 gene encoding pupal cuticle protein 36-like yields the protein MAVEIDIENGHEGSDESIIRQLHTFLPNYKEKKVRSAYSYIILCKTRVTALLLSLVVAAFAAPQGYNVGIPSGAGLTSGPGSTDGGAGAAGGDLVNGGSTATGCQEGEVLHVDGTCVTPEVKRKVYVFNVPEQERPVGPAPSIPPPAVDHNILFVRLPEEAPAPDPIVLPPPRQNNIVYVLNKQEEQAQRVIEVPAQPQADPEIYFVNYQDGENPTLPLGVDLETALSAAAAAGGQVLGGVDGAGGEAGVGGAAGFGGVGGLGGAGGITGAHGGNGFGGVNGLGGVNGAGISGVVNGGAGGFQTGSGDSPAGLYTTP from the exons ATGGCTGTAGAAATTGACATTGAAAACGGACATGAAGGTAGCGATGAAAGCATAATACGGCAGTTACACACCTTTCTACCAaactataaggaaaaaaaagtacgGTCTGCTTACTCGTATATCATACTCTGTAAAACCCGTGTTACA GCTTTGCTGTTATCACTTGTAGTTGCTGCTTTTGCGGCACCTCAAGGGTACAACGTCGGTATTCCCTCTGGTGCGGGCCTTACATCCGGTCCCGGATCTACTGATGGTGGTGCAGGAGCGGCCGGTGGAGACCTAGTCAATGGAGGAAGTACAGCAACTGGATGCCAAGAAGGAGAAGTCCTTCACGTTGATGGGACATGTGTAACTCCTGAAGTCAAAAGAAAGGTCTATGTATTTAATGTTCCTGAACAAGAGAGACCAGTTGGTCCAGCACCTAGTATTCCTCCTCCAGCAGTGGACCACAACATCTTGTTCGTGCGCCTTCCTGAGGAAGCACCTGCTCCTGACCCCATCGTACTTCCTCCACCAAGGCAAAACAACATCGTCTATGTACTCAACAAGCAAGAAGAACAAGCTCAACGAGTGATCGAAGTACCAGCTCAGCCACAAGCTGATCCCGAGATTTATTTCGTCAACTATCAAGATGGCGAGAATCCGACCCTTCCCTTAGGAGTAGACCTTGAAACTGCTCTCAGCGCCGCTGCTGCGGCCGGTGGTCAGGTTCTAGGAGGCGTCGATGGAGCTGGTGGAGAAGCTGGAGTTGGTGGAGCAGCCGgatttggtggtgtgggtggattAGGAGGCGCAGGTGGAATTACTGGAGCGCATGGAGGTAATGGTTTTGGGGGTGTAAATGGACTTGGTGGTGTTAATGGAGCCGGTATTAGTGGGGTGGTTAATGGCGGAGCGGGAGGATTCCAGACTGGCTCAGGGGATAGTCCAGCAGGCCTTTACACCACTCCCTAG
- the LOC119587281 gene encoding glycine-rich cell wall structural protein-like produces the protein MIPTQPQADPEIYFVNYQDGENPTLPLGVDLETALGAAAAAGGQVLGGVNGAVGEVGGAAGFGVGGLGGTGGIAGGHGSNGLGGVNGHGGVNGAGVSGGVHGVVGGFQTSSGGRPAGLYTTP, from the exons atga TACCAACTCAGCCACAAGCTGATCCCGAGATTTATTTCGTCAACTATCAAGATGGCGAGAATCCGACCCTTCCCTTAGGAGTAGACCTTGAAACTGCTCTCGGCGCCGCTGCAGCAGCCGGTGGTCAGGTTCTAGGAGGTGTCAATGGCGCTGTTGGAGAAGTTGGTGGAGCAGCTGGATTTGGTGTGGGTGGATTAGGAGGCACAGGTGGGATTGCTGGAGGACATGGCAGTAATGGTCTCGGGGGTGTAAATGGACATGGTGGCGTTAATGGAGCTGGTGTTAGTGGAGGAGTTCATGGCGTAGTGGGAGGATTCCAGACCAGCTCGGGGGGTAGACCAGCAGGCCTATACACCACTCCCTAG
- the LOC119587282 gene encoding pupal cuticle protein 36-like, whose translation MAITGWAVIAALLLSLVVAAFAAPQGYNVDAPSGAGLTFGPGSTDGDARAPGGDLVNGGGAATGCQEGEVLHVDGTCVTPEVKRKVYVFNVPEQERPVGPAPSIPPPAVDHNILFVRLPEEAPAPDPIVLPPPRQNNIVYVLNKQEEQAQRVIEVPAQPQADPEIYFVNYQDGENPTLPLGVDLETALGAAAAAGGQVLGGVDEAGGEAGVGGAAGIGGVGGLGGAGGITGVHGGNGLGGVNGIGVVNGVGVSGGINGEAGGFQNGSGLSPTGLYTTP comes from the exons ATGGCTATaactggttgggcagtgatagcG gCTCTATTGTTATCACTTGTTGTTGCTGCTTTTGCGGCACCTCAAGGGTACAACGTCGATGCTCCTTCTGGTGCAGGTCTTACATTCGGTCCCGGATCTACTGATGGTGATGCAAGAGCGCCGGGTGGAGACCTAGTCAATGGAGGAGGTGCAGCAACTGGATGCCAAGAGGGCGAAGTCCTTCACGTTGATGGGACATGTGTAACTCCTGAAGTCAAAAGAAAGGTCTATGTATTTAATGTTCCTGAACAAGAGAGACCCGTTGGTCCAGCACCTAGTATTCCTCCTCCAGCAGTGGACCACAACATCTTGTTCGTGCGCCTTCCTGAGGAAGCACCTGCACCTGACCCTATCGTACTTCCTCCACCAAGGCAAAACAACATCGTCTATGTACTCAACAAGCAAGAAGAACAAGCTCAACGAGTGATCGAAGTACCAGCTCAGCCACAAGCTGATCCCGAGATTTACTTCGTCAACTATCAAGATGGCGAGAATCCGACCCTTCCCTTAGGAGTAGACCTTGAAACTGCTCTCGGCGCCGCTGCTGCAGCTGGTGGTCAGGTTCTAGGAGGCGTCGATGAAGCTGGAGGAGAAGCTGGAGTTGGTGGAGCAGCCGGAattggtggtgtgggtggattAGGAGGCGCAGGTGGAATTACTGGAGTACATGGAGGTAATGGTCTCGGGGGTGTAAATGGAATTGGTGTTGTTAATGGAGTCGGTGTTAGTGGAGGAATTAATGGCGAGGCGGGAGGATTCCAGAACGGCTCAGGGTTAAGTCCAACAGGCCTTTACACAACTCCCTAG
- the LOC119587285 gene encoding pupal cuticle protein 36-like, which produces MSHEYNTCYIANGSVVRIVLSVCLQTPLSAGTTNYDDVLDLYTDLCVALLLSLVVATFAAPQGYNVGTPSGAGLTSGPGSTDGGAGAAGGDLVNGGGAATGCQEGEVLHVDGTCVTPEVTRKVYVFNVPEHERPIGPAPSIPPPAVDHNILFVRLPEEAPAPDPIVLPPPRQNNIVYVLNKQEEQAQRVIEVPAQPQADPEIYFVNYQDGENPTLPLGVDLETALGAAAAAGGQVLGGVDGAGGEAGVGGAAGFGGVGGLGGAGGITGVHGGNGLGGVNGLGVVNGVGVSGGVNGEAGGFQNGSGGSPAGLYTTP; this is translated from the exons ATGTCCCATGAATACAATACTTGCTACATTGCCAACGGCAGTGTAGTAAGGATTGTTCTCTCGGTGTGTTTGCAGACCCCCCTTTCCGCCGGTACTACGAACTACGACGATGTGCTAGATCTATATACAGATCTTTGTGTT GCTCTACTGTTATCACTTGTAGTCGCTACTTTTGCGGCACCTCAAGGGTACAATGTCGGCACCCCCTCTGGTGCAGGTCTTACATCCGGTCCTGGGTCTACTGATGGTGGTGCAGGAGCGGCCGGTGGAGACCTAGTCAATGGAGGAGGTGCAGCAACTGGATGCCAAGAGGGAGAAGTCCTTCACGTTGATGGGACATGTGTAACTCCTGAAGTCACAAGAAAGGTCTATGTATTTAATGTTCCTGAACATGAGAGACCCATTGGTCCAGCACCTAGTATTCCTCCTCCAGCAGTGGACCACAACATCTTGTTCGTGCGCCTTCCTGAGGAAGCACCTGCACCTGACCCTATCGTACTTCCTCCACCAAGGCAAAACAACATCGTCTATGTACTCAACAAGCAAGAAGAACAAGCTCAACGAGTGATCGAAGTACCAGCTCAGCCACAAGCTGATCCCGAGATTTACTTCGTCAACTATCAAGATGGCGAGAATCCGACCCTTCCCTTAGGAGTAGACCTTGAAACTGCTCTCGGCGCCGCTGCTGCAGCCGGTGGTCAGGTTCTAGGAGGCGTCGATGGAGCTGGAGGAGAAGCTGGAGTTGGTGGAGCAGCCGgatttggtggtgtgggtggattAGGAGGTGCAGGTGGAATTACTGGAGTACATGGAGGTAATGGTCTCGGGGGTGTAAATGGACTTGGCGTTGTTAATGGAGTCGGTGTTAGTGGAGGAGTTAATGGCGAGGCGGGAGGATTCCAGAACGGCTCAGGGGGAAGTCCAGCAGGCCTTTACACAACTCCCTAG
- the LOC119586885 gene encoding H/ACA ribonucleoprotein complex subunit GAR1-like, with the protein MKFIGLLLSLVVAASGAPRGYNVGAGLTYGPGSTDGGAGTAGGGGTATGCQEGDVLHVDGTCITPEVTRKVYLFNVPEQVRPVGPAPSIPPPEVDHKILFVRLPEEAPAPDPIVLPPSRQNNIVYVLNTQEEQVQRVIEVPAQPQADPEIYFVNYQDGENPTLPLGVDLETALSAAAAAGGQILGGVDEADGASGFGGVGGLRGPGGITEGNGLGSVNGFGGVNGAGVGGGVNGGAGEFQTGFRGRPAGLYTTP; encoded by the exons ATGAAATTCATC gGTCTACTATTATCACTAGTAGTTGCTGCTTCGGGGGCACCTCGAGGGTACAACGTCGGTGCAGGCCTTACATACGGACCCGGATCCACTGATGGTGGTGCAGGAACAGCCGGTGGAGGAGGTACAGCGACTGGATGCCAAGAAGGAGATGTCCTACACGTAGATGGGACATGTATAACTCCTGAAGTTACAAGAAAGGTCTATTTATTTAATGTTCCTGAACAAGTGAGACCCGTTGGTCCAGCACCTAGTATTCCTCCTCCAGAAGTGGACCACAAAATCTTGTTCGTGCGCCTTCCTGAGGAAGCACCTGCACCTGACCCCATCGTACTTCCCCCATCAAGGCAAAACAACATCGTCTATGTACTCAACACGCAAGAAGAACAAGTTCAACGAGTGATCGAAGTACCAGCTCAGCCACAAGCTGATCCCGAGATTTACTTCGTCAACTATCAAGATGGCGAGAATCCGACCCTTCCCTTAGGAGTAGATCTTGAAACTGCTCTCAGCGCCGCTGCCGCGGCCGGTGGTCAGATTCTAGGAGGCGTCGATGAGGCTGATGGAGCATCCGgatttggtggtgtgggtggattAAGAGGTCCAGGTGGAATTACAGAAGGTAATGGTCTCGGGAGTGTAAATGGATTTGGTGGTGTTAATGGAGCTGGTGTTGGTGGAGGAGTTAATGGCGGGGCGGGAGAGTTCCAGACTGGCTTCAGGGGTAGACCAGCGGGCCTTTACACTACGCCCTAG